The Paenibacillus dendritiformis region GGAAATTACGTTCGTGCCGCTGAAATTAATTTTTGCATTATGCATGAGATGGGAGATTTGCTGCAGATGTGTGATGATTCCAGCGGAATCGTCGGAGGTCTAATTCAGGAATGTTTAAACAATATTCATCGTATATCAGTTCAGCTAGAAAATAGCTCCTCTAAGGATAGAGCCGTCCTATTTCAACGAGTTCTCAAAGAGGTGCTCCATCCGAATACAAAGGGCTGGAATGAGTGGCAATTGTCTCTTCTGGAAAGTGCAGGTTATTTGATGGCCGCTTCTGCGGAAAAGGATTTATGGGGTGAGTTGATCGCTAAATTAGAGGCGCATGAAAAAAGTCAATCCTTCTCCGGTACTTTTTTTACAGAGCATGCAGCTATACTTCGATACCAAGTCATTCAGAAGTTTGAAGGTGACAGTGTAGCATTGCAATTTTTACAAGACCACCTCGACAATCCGCACTTTCGCAAAATGGCGATTGAAGATGCTATCAAGAGACAGGAATTCGATCGAGCGCTGGAGCTTGCCGAGCAAGGAGAACAACAAGACGCTGAAAAAGGCTACCGCGGTCTTGTTAAACAATGGGAGGAGTATCGCTTCGAAATTTATGGGCATACTCGTCAAGTGGATCTTCAAAAGAAGCTTGCAGAGGAATTCGCAGTGTCAGGGGATTATCATTATTATATGATGTTAAAAGAATTATACAGCAGAGATGAATGGGAACAGGCATATGAGAGATTATTAGCCAAATTGGAAGACGAAGACAACAGGAATTGGCGAACGGAGTCCTTATATACCCGAGTGCTTATTGAAGAGAAGGAAACGGAGAAATTACTGAATTATGTCCGAAAGAACAAGCGGACGGTACTGGACTACTATCCATACCTCGTAAGTAAATATGCAGAAGAGGTCTTTGTTTTATTTACACAAACCATATCAGAGGAAATCGCCCAGGCTTCCAATCGAAAACAATATCAGAAAGGATGCAGAATGATTCGTGATCTCATCAAAGCAGGCGGGGCAGCCCATGCGGAAAAGGTTATTGAACAGTTATGCTCCACTTATCCCAATCGGCCTGCTCTTATCGATGAGCTGCGAAAGATTAAACGATTCTGATTCGGGGGATATCCAAATGTGATTACACCCGTACAAGCCTGTGAGGCGTTGGTCATTCGGTATTATTTACATGGCAAAACGGTCTTCGATAAGGAGGCTCTAACATAAACACAAGGGACTGCTCCTCTTTGAGCAGTCCCTCACAGCTAATTCAAAAAGTTATAGTGGCTCTCCAAGACCCTCCGCCTTGGTTACATGTGTAAGTGCCTGTAACCGTTCTGCCGTCCCCAGCTATAGTGCCGGTGTAGTCACAGTTATTTCCATCGCTGCTGTTTCTACGCAAAA contains the following coding sequences:
- a CDS encoding SWIM zinc finger family protein, whose product is MKLTEIENTIDPNVLERGEAYWENGHIVAFREVKPRVYHAEVEGVVFYNVEIKLSSRGEVVHTFCDCPYDKGPICKHVAAVLLAIRHASQKKKAESDSKGKSENKKSMADHLSKLSKDELVALLVHFSNEITEVEQALSLKFIDTGEKESENHFKKIIRNSIKQNSDRSGFVAYRNVPNAVTGAEQILKKAEEALDSGNYVRAAEINFCIMHEMGDLLQMCDDSSGIVGGLIQECLNNIHRISVQLENSSSKDRAVLFQRVLKEVLHPNTKGWNEWQLSLLESAGYLMAASAEKDLWGELIAKLEAHEKSQSFSGTFFTEHAAILRYQVIQKFEGDSVALQFLQDHLDNPHFRKMAIEDAIKRQEFDRALELAEQGEQQDAEKGYRGLVKQWEEYRFEIYGHTRQVDLQKKLAEEFAVSGDYHYYMMLKELYSRDEWEQAYERLLAKLEDEDNRNWRTESLYTRVLIEEKETEKLLNYVRKNKRTVLDYYPYLVSKYAEEVFVLFTQTISEEIAQASNRKQYQKGCRMIRDLIKAGGAAHAEKVIEQLCSTYPNRPALIDELRKIKRF